Proteins encoded by one window of Halosolutus gelatinilyticus:
- a CDS encoding SDR family NAD(P)-dependent oxidoreductase — translation MSDDTLSGETAVVTGAGSGIGASIASELAAAGASVIVAEIDKASGESTARSIRDSGGEGIFVETDVTDAASAETLMAAVEAEYGGPDVLVNNAGGELNDGKAHEVDPDTWRANIDLNLTSPFLCTRAALPRMIDGGGGRIVHVSSVNGLTGIGLTGYSAAKAGIHGLSRLVATQYSGYGIRSNVVCPGTIDTGSRRAHREAEWDDAVWTQLKDQYPGGRFGRPEEVASAVRFLASDRSSFVNGVVLPVDGGMTAGLDRTFERTLYETDSYP, via the coding sequence ATGTCCGACGATACGTTGAGCGGCGAAACCGCCGTGGTAACCGGCGCAGGGTCCGGCATCGGTGCGTCGATCGCGTCCGAACTCGCGGCGGCCGGCGCGTCCGTGATCGTCGCCGAAATCGACAAGGCGAGCGGCGAATCAACCGCCCGATCGATCCGCGATTCGGGCGGCGAGGGGATATTCGTCGAAACGGACGTGACCGACGCCGCGTCCGCCGAAACGCTGATGGCGGCCGTCGAGGCAGAGTACGGCGGTCCCGACGTGTTGGTCAACAACGCCGGCGGGGAACTGAACGACGGAAAGGCCCACGAGGTGGACCCTGACACGTGGCGGGCGAACATCGATCTCAACCTCACCAGTCCGTTTCTCTGCACCCGCGCGGCCCTCCCGCGCATGATCGACGGCGGCGGCGGCCGGATCGTGCACGTCTCCTCGGTCAACGGGCTCACCGGGATCGGCCTGACGGGCTATTCGGCTGCAAAAGCCGGAATTCACGGGCTCTCTCGGCTCGTCGCTACGCAGTACAGCGGGTACGGAATCCGATCGAACGTCGTCTGCCCGGGAACGATCGACACCGGGTCGCGACGCGCCCATCGCGAAGCGGAGTGGGACGACGCCGTCTGGACGCAATTGAAGGATCAGTACCCCGGCGGCCGGTTCGGACGCCCGGAGGAAGTCGCGTCGGCGGTCCGCTTTTTGGCGTCCGATCGGTCGTCGTTCGTCAACGGCGTCGTGCTCCCCGTGGACGGCGGGATGACCGCCGGGTTAGATCGAACGTTCGAACGAACGCTCTACGAGACGGACAGCTACCCGTAG
- a CDS encoding exo-beta-N-acetylmuramidase NamZ family protein, with protein MTRTRSTATLGVESFLERRDGTRPSTIGLVTNPSGVTSDLESTIDLFHRSDTIRLEALFGPTHGIRGNENSRAGVDGRVDERTGVPVYNLSRRTKTGSAAQIEPLDLLVYDIQEVGTRFYTFVQTLERVLSVAADAATPVVVLDRPNPIAPLGHRGGIADGPDGTALPIVHGMTIGELARFFNDEFGIDADLSVVTMDGWTRERWFDEYELPWVPPSPNMPDLRTALVYPGTCMFEGTNLSEGRGTTLPFELVGAPWIHAPDWATQLNELDLPGVKFRPAYFRPLFSKHERQDVEGVQIHVVDRSAFDPVDAGIAMLATVFREYSDCEWLNGSAGYVIDDLLGGSAVRERISEVRRGVAPWIAIDRLRSQWDDELAAFGPLAREYSIYGRS; from the coding sequence ATGACGCGGACCCGCTCGACGGCGACACTCGGCGTAGAGTCCTTTCTGGAACGGCGGGACGGAACCCGTCCCTCGACGATCGGTCTCGTAACCAACCCCTCTGGCGTGACGAGCGACCTCGAATCGACGATCGATCTGTTCCATCGAAGCGACACTATACGACTCGAGGCGTTGTTCGGGCCGACGCACGGAATCCGCGGCAACGAAAACTCGCGGGCCGGCGTGGACGGCCGCGTCGACGAGCGGACCGGCGTTCCGGTGTACAACCTCTCCAGGCGAACCAAGACCGGCTCGGCGGCGCAGATCGAACCGCTCGACCTCCTCGTCTACGATATTCAGGAGGTCGGCACTCGATTTTACACCTTCGTGCAAACGCTCGAGCGGGTCCTCTCGGTCGCCGCCGACGCCGCGACGCCGGTCGTCGTGCTGGACAGGCCGAATCCGATCGCGCCGCTTGGTCACCGCGGCGGGATCGCCGACGGCCCCGACGGGACCGCGCTTCCGATCGTCCACGGGATGACGATCGGCGAACTCGCGCGGTTCTTCAACGACGAGTTCGGGATCGATGCCGACCTCAGCGTCGTCACGATGGACGGCTGGACCCGCGAACGGTGGTTCGACGAGTACGAGCTGCCCTGGGTGCCGCCGTCGCCGAACATGCCGGATCTGCGGACAGCGCTCGTCTACCCCGGAACGTGTATGTTCGAGGGAACGAACCTCTCCGAAGGTCGCGGGACGACGTTACCGTTCGAACTCGTCGGCGCCCCGTGGATTCACGCGCCCGACTGGGCGACCCAGTTGAACGAACTCGATCTCCCGGGCGTCAAGTTTCGGCCGGCGTACTTCAGGCCGCTGTTCTCGAAACACGAACGCCAGGACGTCGAAGGCGTTCAGATTCACGTCGTCGATCGGTCGGCGTTCGATCCGGTGGACGCCGGCATCGCGATGCTCGCGACGGTCTTTCGGGAGTACTCGGATTGCGAGTGGCTGAACGGGTCCGCCGGATACGTCATCGACGATCTGCTGGGCGGGTCAGCGGTTCGCGAGCGGATCTCCGAGGTTCGACGCGGCGTCGCGCCGTGGATTGCGATCGATCGGCTCCGATCACAGTGGGACGATGAACTGGCGGCGTTCGGACCGCTCGCGCGCGAGTACTCGATCTACGGCCGATCGTGA